The genomic window CTCCTGCATTAAAATAAATTAAGGCAATTTTATAATATACAGAACTTAATGAAGATGTATTGTTCGTTTTTTTTAAATTTGATGTTGCTCGCAAAAAATATTGAACTGCAATTCTTTTTTCATTTTTAATCAAAAATATTTCTGCTGCCAGTCTGTTACATTCTGCTTCGATGTTTTCATCAGAGATTTGAGATGTGTAAGACAATGCTTTCCGGAGGTATTCAAGGGACTTATTATAGTCAGCTTTATTAAATTCAGCATCTGCAGAATCTTTAAGTTGAACCACATATTGTTCAAGATGATTTTGCCCGAAAAAATCAAAAAACAAAAATAATAACAAGGCTGTCGATATATATTTTACATTTATTCTCACAAATGATTAATTTAACAAAAATGTCATTCCGAATCTTATATTTCGCCCCAATTGCGGATTATATCTCAAATCAACATCATAACCGGTTCCGTCTATTCCTGTATATTCTTTATTCATAATATTAATTATTTTTAAATATAGGTTCAGATTTTTATGAAACCTGAAGCCTCCGACTATATCAACAGTAAAAAACCCGTTTGTTTCGGAATAATCACCAAAAATAAATGAGCCGTAGTTAATTCCGAATAAATCTTGAAATTTGCTCATCCAAGTTGTTTGAACCTTAATATATGTTCTTCTTGTCGGTTTTAAGGTAACATTTCCTTTACCTATATAAGACGGCATTGTTCTGAGAAACTTTATTACATCCCCTCCCGGCAAAACTTCTCTTCCCTTTGTTATTGTGCCTACTAACTCGACAGTTAATTTGTACCTGTTCAGCGGATTAATTATTTTTAACGAACCGTCTAATCCGAACAATTTTGTTTCTGCACCCTCACTGTTTGTGTATGTTCTTGCAGGTTCAAGCGAGTTGTTTGCAACATAGGGCAGATTTAGTTTTTTCGGATCAACATATGCTGTCGTTATAATATTATCTGTTTTGTTATAATAAAAAGCCAAATTAAGATATACTTTATCTTTGAACATCTTTTTTCTGATACCAAACTCATAAGCCTTGAAGAATTCGGGTTTTAATTTGTTATTCGGAACTACGGCATAAAAAATACTGTCATTCCCGACAGGAAATGCTATTGAGCTATATAAAACATTACCCGCAGGAGCTTTGAAAGCACGTCCGAATGATGCTCTGAATGAGGTTTTTTTATTTAGTTTATATAAAACCGCTACACGGGGGTTTACACTTGATTTTTCGTACAAGCTGTTATAATCATGACGAACACCGCCCATAATTGTAAAATTTTTAAGCTCAAAATATGTTTGTATAAATTCAGATGTATTTAAAAATTTATACGGGTTTAACCCGAAGCTTTTATATTCATCAAAATCACCGGGTTTCTCAATAATCTTATTATATTGCTCTTTTTCAAAAGGTTCAAACAGGTAGTTTGTTGAAGGCAAATCTACTGAAAGTTGAATTGACAGCCCACCTGTTAATTCAAAGTGCTTTCCGAAATATGTTACTATTTCTTCTCCGAAAATATCATTAGATGCAGAATATTGATATACTTTATCGTGTTCGGGAATAAAAGTAACGCCGTAATTTGAGTTATTATCCATAGAGTAATTCATAAAAGATAGGTTTGTTGTTGTTTTTATTTTGTTAATATCTTTTATGTAACTTAAAGTAACTCGATTAATTATATCTCCGATAAAATTTTTAGGATCATTATATTTATATAAATATGTTGTTTTTCCGATTGAGCTGTGTGTTTTTCTTGCCATATTTTGATATGAAATTCCAAAGCCTCTGTATCTCAAGTCTAATCCTACAATATGGCTTTCGGAAGGTATATTTGAAACAGAAGGTTCACTTAATGTTCCTTCATAGTTGTATTTGTATAAATCACTGTAATTTAAGCCTAATGCTGACATTAAAGACGGCGTAAGCTGTGTAGGTCTTATTGTATCGCCTTCGTATAGCCAATAAACATCTTTTTGTTCCAAATAATCTAAAGGATGATAAACCGATGTATCATTAAAAACATTCATCCTGTCAAAGTTGGCTTTACTTCCGTAGAAGTTATATTTAAGAATTTTTTTATTTCTTCCGGCTTTTCCTCCTGCATGAAAATTAATATATGAATATCCGTTATTTCCCAAACTTATGTCAGCTTCCGAGAAAATACCGGACTCTGCACTTTTCGTAATTATATTAATAACTCCGACTGTCGCATCTGCACCGTAAACTGCTGATGCCGGTCCGTAAACAATTTCGATTCGTTCTGCTTGCCGAATCGGCAGCTGAGATTCAATTGGCATACCTGAAACAACTGACGGCTTTACCGGAATATTATCAATAAGAATCTTTGTATATTTATTTCCTGACATACCGCGCATCAGAAACATTTCTCCGAGCTCTCCCGAGCCGGGTTGTGAAACCTTTATTCCGGGCATTGATTTTAAGACATCTGCCAAGGTAATATAACCGTTCATTAATATCTCTTCTCTTGTAATTACTTCAACCGTAACCGGAAGGTCTTTTAACTTTTTTGAACTTCTGCTTGCAGAAATAATTTTTATTTCGTTGTCTTTCTCCGGCTCTTTTAAATCATCTGCTCCGAGAACATCAACTTCAAATAAAGATGTGTCTTGCTGAGCGGAAATCGCAATACTGTTTAGGGAAAAATAAAGAAATAGTATATAAAATATAAGTTTATTCATAAAATGACATTAATTTTCTCTTAAATATACCATAAAAATACGAACTTAGATAATTCAAACAAAAAAACCTCGTTAAAAACGAGGCTTAAATATTATTTTATTTAAATACTAATATCTGTAATGGTCTGGTTTATATGGTCCTCCAACAGGAATTCCGACATATTCTGATTGTTCTTTGCTCAAAACTGTAAGTTTTGCTCCTACATGAGCTAAGTGTAATCGGGCAACTTCCTCGTCAAGATCTTTAGGAAGCCTGTAAACACCAATCTTATAATCTTTTTGCCATAATTCTAATTGGGCTAATATTTGGTTTGTAAATGAGTTACTCATTACAAAAGACGGGTGTCCGGTTGCGTTACCAAGGTTTACCAACCTTCCTTCCGATAACAAAATAATTGAATGTCCGTCGGGAAACGTAAATTTATCAACTTGCGGTTTAATGTTTTCTCTTACAATTCCGGGATAATTCATAAGCTTTTCAACTTGTATTTCATTATCAAAGTGCCCGATGTTACAAACAATAGAATTATCTTTCATTTTTTCCATGTGTTCAATAGTAATTACATCCTTGTTTCCTGTTGTCGTAACATAAATATCTCCTTCCGAGAGCATATCCTCAATTGTTTTAACGGCAAAACCTTCCATTGTTGCTTGTAAAGCACAGATAGGATCAATTTCCGAAACGGTTACTCTTGAACCGTATCCGACAAACGATTTTGCAGAACCTTTTCCGACATCACCGTAACCGAGAACAACAATTTTTTTCCCTGCCAACATAATGTCTGTTGCTCGTTTAATTCCGTCTGGCAGTGATTCACGGCAACCGTATGTATTATCAAATTTTGATTTTGTAACAGAATCATTTACATTAATTGCAGGAAATAATAATTTTCCGGCGTCCATTAATTGGTATAAACGATGAACTCCGGTTGTTGTTTCTTCGGAAACACCTTTTAATGTTTTTACTGCCTTATGCCAAATTCCGTTATTTTCTTTTAATATAACCTTTAATCGTTTAAAAAGCTCTGTCTCATCTTCTTGCTCAACTTTTTCATCTAAAATTGTTGTGTCATTTTCTGCTTCAAAGCCTTTTAAAACCATCATTGTTGCATCTCCTCCGTCATCAACAATCAGGTCCGGGGTTTCTCCGTTAGGGAATAATAATGCTTTTTCGGTACACCACCAATATTCTTCTAATGTTTCGCCTTCCCATGCAAAAACCGGAACGCCTGCTTTTGCAATTGCGGCTGCTGCATGGTCTTGTGTGGAAAAAATATTACAACTTGCCCAACGAACATCGGCACCAAGATCAACCAATGTTTCAATTAAAACGGCTGTTTGGATTGTCATGTGCAAAGATCCGGTAATTTTAGCTCCTTTAAGAGGTTTCGATTTGCTGTATTTTTTTC from Bacteroidales bacterium includes these protein-coding regions:
- a CDS encoding TonB-dependent receptor; the encoded protein is MNKLIFYILFLYFSLNSIAISAQQDTSLFEVDVLGADDLKEPEKDNEIKIISASRSSKKLKDLPVTVEVITREEILMNGYITLADVLKSMPGIKVSQPGSGELGEMFLMRGMSGNKYTKILIDNIPVKPSVVSGMPIESQLPIRQAERIEIVYGPASAVYGADATVGVINIITKSAESGIFSEADISLGNNGYSYINFHAGGKAGRNKKILKYNFYGSKANFDRMNVFNDTSVYHPLDYLEQKDVYWLYEGDTIRPTQLTPSLMSALGLNYSDLYKYNYEGTLSEPSVSNIPSESHIVGLDLRYRGFGISYQNMARKTHSSIGKTTYLYKYNDPKNFIGDIINRVTLSYIKDINKIKTTTNLSFMNYSMDNNSNYGVTFIPEHDKVYQYSASNDIFGEEIVTYFGKHFELTGGLSIQLSVDLPSTNYLFEPFEKEQYNKIIEKPGDFDEYKSFGLNPYKFLNTSEFIQTYFELKNFTIMGGVRHDYNSLYEKSSVNPRVAVLYKLNKKTSFRASFGRAFKAPAGNVLYSSIAFPVGNDSIFYAVVPNNKLKPEFFKAYEFGIRKKMFKDKVYLNLAFYYNKTDNIITTAYVDPKKLNLPYVANNSLEPARTYTNSEGAETKLFGLDGSLKIINPLNRYKLTVELVGTITKGREVLPGGDVIKFLRTMPSYIGKGNVTLKPTRRTYIKVQTTWMSKFQDLFGINYGSFIFGDYSETNGFFTVDIVGGFRFHKNLNLYLKIINIMNKEYTGIDGTGYDVDLRYNPQLGRNIRFGMTFLLN
- the ahcY gene encoding adenosylhomocysteinase; translation: MTNTKQAKDYKVKDINLADFGRKEIILAEHEMPGLMSLRKKYSKSKPLKGAKITGSLHMTIQTAVLIETLVDLGADVRWASCNIFSTQDHAAAAIAKAGVPVFAWEGETLEEYWWCTEKALLFPNGETPDLIVDDGGDATMMVLKGFEAENDTTILDEKVEQEDETELFKRLKVILKENNGIWHKAVKTLKGVSEETTTGVHRLYQLMDAGKLLFPAINVNDSVTKSKFDNTYGCRESLPDGIKRATDIMLAGKKIVVLGYGDVGKGSAKSFVGYGSRVTVSEIDPICALQATMEGFAVKTIEDMLSEGDIYVTTTGNKDVITIEHMEKMKDNSIVCNIGHFDNEIQVEKLMNYPGIVRENIKPQVDKFTFPDGHSIILLSEGRLVNLGNATGHPSFVMSNSFTNQILAQLELWQKDYKIGVYRLPKDLDEEVARLHLAHVGAKLTVLSKEQSEYVGIPVGGPYKPDHYRY